The Dunckerocampus dactyliophorus isolate RoL2022-P2 chromosome 1, RoL_Ddac_1.1, whole genome shotgun sequence genome has a segment encoding these proteins:
- the LOC129194364 gene encoding GDP-Man:Man(3)GlcNAc(2)-PP-Dol alpha-1,2-mannosyltransferase-like isoform X2, translated as MSAHDPLVHCLCTLTGLLWKLLLPLLFVSLLLLALLVLLVLAVRLWLQGKRSARQARTGRPAVAFFHPYCNAGGGGERVLWCAIRALQQRYSHMDFVVYTGDLGVSPHEMVDGARRRFNIVLPRAVHFVFLKHRMLVEPSLFPHFTLLGQSLGSVFLGWEALTEFVPDIYVDSTGYAFTLPLFRYLGGCSVCSYVHYPTISTDMLSVVTERNPRFNNPDYVSSSLLLSAIKLLYYCMFALLYSMAGSCSDLIMVNSSWTLEHILSLWRAPNRTSVVYPPCDVSAFLDIPLEEDGDKTCHSIVSIGQFRPEKDHRLQIRAFKKVLDRRREAKETLKLILIGGCRNQEDQDRVLMLRGLCQEQGVADKVEFKLNVPFAELKRELQEATIGLHTMWNEHFGIGVVECMAAGKVILAHKSGGPKLDIVVPFEGGQTGFLADDEDSYAEAIEKILNLPSTNRLQIRHNARQSVTRFSDQEFQVSFLAAMELLMGTVER; from the exons ATGTCGGCGCACGACCCGCTGGTTCACTGTTTGTGTACATTAACGGG CTTGCTGTGGAAGTTGCTGTTACCCCTGCTGTTTGTGAGCCTGCTGCTGCTTGCCTTGCTGGTCCTGCTGGTGCTGGCAGTGCGTCTGTGGCTGCAGGGCAAAAGGAGCGCTCGACAGGCGAGGACTGGACGTCCGGCGGTGGCCTTCTTCCATCCGTACTGCAACGCTGGTGGTGGCGGAGAGAGGGTGCTGTGGTGTGCGATCCGGGCTTTGCAGCAAAG GTACTCGCACATGGACTTTGTGGTCTACACCGGGGACCTGGGTGTTTCGCCACACGAGATGGTGGACGGAGCGCGACGTCGTTTCAACATCGTGCTCCCACGCGCCGTTCACTTTGTGTTCCTGAAGCACCGAATGCTTGTGGAGCCCAGCCTGTTTCCGCACTTCACTCTGCTTGGGCAAAGCCTGGGCTCCGTCTTCTTGGGATGGGAGGCGCTCACAGAATTTGTACCTGACATTTACGTCGATTCAACAGGCTACGCCTTCACTCTGCCCCTTTTCCGCTACCTGGGAGGCTGCAGCGTGTGCAGTTACGTTCACTACCCCACCATCAGCACTGACATGCTGTCGGTGGTGACAGAAAGGAACCCGAG GTTCAACAACCCAGATTATGTGTCCAGCAGCCTGCTCCTGAgtgccatcaagctgctctACTACTGCATGTTCGCCCTGCTCTACAGCATGGCCGGCTCCTGCAGCGACCTCATCATGGTCAACTCCTCCTGGACACTGGAGCACATTCTGTCACTGTGGCGCGCCCCCAACCGCACCAGCGTGGTCTACCCGCCCTGCGACGTCAGCGCGTTCCTGGACATCCCGCTAGAAGAGGACGGGGACAAAACGTGCCACTCCATCGTCTCCATCGGGCAGTTCCGGCCCGAGAAGGACCACAGGCTGCAGATCAGGGCTTTCAAGAAGGTGTTGGATCGGCGGAGAGAGGCCAAGGAGACACTGAAGCTTATCTTGATTGGAGGATGCAGGAATCAGGAGGATCAGGATCGGGTGCTGATGTTGCGGGGGCTTTGCCAGGAGCAGGGCGTGGCCGACAAGGTGGAGTTTAAACTGAATGTACCCTTTGCAGAGTTGAAGAGGGAGTTGCAGGAAGCCACTATTGGACTGCACACCATGTGGAATGAGCACTTTGGGATAG GTGTCGTGGAGTGCATGGCAGCAGGGAAAGTCATCCTCGCCCACAAGTCTGGTGGTCCCAAGCTGGACATCGTAGTGCCCTTCGAGGGAGGCCAGACGGGCTTCCTTGCAGATGATGAGGACAGCTACGCCGAGGCCATCGAGAAGATCCTCAATCTACCGTCTACGAACCGTCTCCAGATAAGACACAACGCACGCCAGTCGGTGACTCGCTTCTCAGATCAGGAATTTCAAGTCTCCTTCCTGGCCGCCATGGAGCTTCTGATGGGGACAGTTGAACGATGA
- the LOC129194364 gene encoding GDP-Man:Man(3)GlcNAc(2)-PP-Dol alpha-1,2-mannosyltransferase-like isoform X1: MATRAAYFPRWKQTSSLRLTRSLLWKLLLPLLFVSLLLLALLVLLVLAVRLWLQGKRSARQARTGRPAVAFFHPYCNAGGGGERVLWCAIRALQQRYSHMDFVVYTGDLGVSPHEMVDGARRRFNIVLPRAVHFVFLKHRMLVEPSLFPHFTLLGQSLGSVFLGWEALTEFVPDIYVDSTGYAFTLPLFRYLGGCSVCSYVHYPTISTDMLSVVTERNPRFNNPDYVSSSLLLSAIKLLYYCMFALLYSMAGSCSDLIMVNSSWTLEHILSLWRAPNRTSVVYPPCDVSAFLDIPLEEDGDKTCHSIVSIGQFRPEKDHRLQIRAFKKVLDRRREAKETLKLILIGGCRNQEDQDRVLMLRGLCQEQGVADKVEFKLNVPFAELKRELQEATIGLHTMWNEHFGIGVVECMAAGKVILAHKSGGPKLDIVVPFEGGQTGFLADDEDSYAEAIEKILNLPSTNRLQIRHNARQSVTRFSDQEFQVSFLAAMELLMGTVER, from the exons CTTGCTGTGGAAGTTGCTGTTACCCCTGCTGTTTGTGAGCCTGCTGCTGCTTGCCTTGCTGGTCCTGCTGGTGCTGGCAGTGCGTCTGTGGCTGCAGGGCAAAAGGAGCGCTCGACAGGCGAGGACTGGACGTCCGGCGGTGGCCTTCTTCCATCCGTACTGCAACGCTGGTGGTGGCGGAGAGAGGGTGCTGTGGTGTGCGATCCGGGCTTTGCAGCAAAG GTACTCGCACATGGACTTTGTGGTCTACACCGGGGACCTGGGTGTTTCGCCACACGAGATGGTGGACGGAGCGCGACGTCGTTTCAACATCGTGCTCCCACGCGCCGTTCACTTTGTGTTCCTGAAGCACCGAATGCTTGTGGAGCCCAGCCTGTTTCCGCACTTCACTCTGCTTGGGCAAAGCCTGGGCTCCGTCTTCTTGGGATGGGAGGCGCTCACAGAATTTGTACCTGACATTTACGTCGATTCAACAGGCTACGCCTTCACTCTGCCCCTTTTCCGCTACCTGGGAGGCTGCAGCGTGTGCAGTTACGTTCACTACCCCACCATCAGCACTGACATGCTGTCGGTGGTGACAGAAAGGAACCCGAG GTTCAACAACCCAGATTATGTGTCCAGCAGCCTGCTCCTGAgtgccatcaagctgctctACTACTGCATGTTCGCCCTGCTCTACAGCATGGCCGGCTCCTGCAGCGACCTCATCATGGTCAACTCCTCCTGGACACTGGAGCACATTCTGTCACTGTGGCGCGCCCCCAACCGCACCAGCGTGGTCTACCCGCCCTGCGACGTCAGCGCGTTCCTGGACATCCCGCTAGAAGAGGACGGGGACAAAACGTGCCACTCCATCGTCTCCATCGGGCAGTTCCGGCCCGAGAAGGACCACAGGCTGCAGATCAGGGCTTTCAAGAAGGTGTTGGATCGGCGGAGAGAGGCCAAGGAGACACTGAAGCTTATCTTGATTGGAGGATGCAGGAATCAGGAGGATCAGGATCGGGTGCTGATGTTGCGGGGGCTTTGCCAGGAGCAGGGCGTGGCCGACAAGGTGGAGTTTAAACTGAATGTACCCTTTGCAGAGTTGAAGAGGGAGTTGCAGGAAGCCACTATTGGACTGCACACCATGTGGAATGAGCACTTTGGGATAG GTGTCGTGGAGTGCATGGCAGCAGGGAAAGTCATCCTCGCCCACAAGTCTGGTGGTCCCAAGCTGGACATCGTAGTGCCCTTCGAGGGAGGCCAGACGGGCTTCCTTGCAGATGATGAGGACAGCTACGCCGAGGCCATCGAGAAGATCCTCAATCTACCGTCTACGAACCGTCTCCAGATAAGACACAACGCACGCCAGTCGGTGACTCGCTTCTCAGATCAGGAATTTCAAGTCTCCTTCCTGGCCGCCATGGAGCTTCTGATGGGGACAGTTGAACGATGA